The following are encoded in a window of Sulfurimonas sp. C5 genomic DNA:
- a CDS encoding coproporphyrinogen III oxidase, translating into MILAKSKYAEDALNVVTELQTYFASQLSGVSKKFGENKPFEKVEWLRDNGNHGGGSRYEARDKSIFNRGSVNVSQVHYDDDETKKLSSATAISTIIHPKNPRVPSMHMHISLTEMRDGKMYWRLMADLNPSIANEDDKEAFEAMLYKASGPFYEEGSAQGDRYFHIPVLKRTRGVSHFYLENFSSGDFVIDRTFALSFGKAVIDQYISIISAAIENNPEINEADQKEQLAYHTTYLFQVLTLDRGTTSGLLVHDQNDVGIMGSIPSHIDVELLKSWIELMPQPQDKLLESIIEALGEGVVNVEESVKKRLANAVRTHYKTYPEAISMQASGAIVPPTVQNHQ; encoded by the coding sequence ATGATACTCGCAAAATCCAAATATGCAGAGGACGCTTTAAATGTAGTTACAGAATTGCAAACTTACTTTGCAAGCCAACTAAGTGGAGTAAGTAAAAAGTTTGGTGAAAATAAACCTTTTGAGAAAGTGGAGTGGTTACGCGATAATGGAAATCATGGTGGTGGAAGCCGTTATGAAGCACGTGATAAAAGTATTTTTAACAGAGGTTCTGTAAATGTTTCTCAAGTACATTACGATGATGATGAAACAAAAAAATTAAGCTCTGCAACTGCTATCTCTACTATTATCCATCCGAAAAACCCAAGAGTACCGTCGATGCATATGCATATTTCCCTGACAGAGATGAGAGATGGAAAGATGTACTGGAGATTGATGGCTGATCTCAACCCTTCAATTGCTAATGAAGATGATAAAGAAGCTTTTGAAGCAATGCTATATAAGGCAAGCGGACCATTTTATGAAGAGGGAAGTGCACAAGGGGATCGCTATTTTCATATCCCCGTTTTAAAAAGAACTCGTGGAGTGAGCCATTTTTATTTAGAAAACTTCAGTAGCGGTGATTTTGTAATTGACAGGACTTTTGCACTTAGTTTTGGTAAAGCAGTAATCGATCAGTATATTTCTATCATCTCTGCGGCAATTGAAAATAATCCAGAGATTAATGAAGCAGATCAAAAAGAACAGTTGGCTTATCATACAACGTATCTTTTCCAAGTTTTAACACTTGATCGCGGAACTACATCGGGACTTTTAGTACATGACCAAAACGATGTTGGTATTATGGGCTCTATCCCATCACATATAGATGTTGAATTGCTTAAAAGTTGGATAGAATTGATGCCTCAACCACAAGACAAACTTTTAGAAAGTATTATAGAAGCTTTAGGCGAGGGTGTAGTTAATGTTGAAGAGAGTGTAAAAAAAAGATTGGCAAATGCAGTCAGAACTCACTACAAAACATATCCTGAAGCTATCTCTATGCAGGCTTCAGGTGCGATTGTACCGCCGACAGTACAAAATCACCAGTAA
- a CDS encoding MerR family transcriptional regulator: MEYKISEVVTKTNVPKSTILYYIKEGLLPEAKKIKANVHKYSDEHIELIKYIKYMQESMGSSIEEIKLALEKKNDSFSGSYAMLAPLMNTLSGESGFEQYKKDEFIEHFDINVELLEELLNDEIILPIHENIFTKKDATIITLVEHFLEVGVSYNILKEYLSHAQKLAKLEQQMQKELCDVKTEENFSLLWKIMFDTLFNAKEYIFNRSTYKLLKQSLKEEINSK, encoded by the coding sequence ATGGAATATAAGATCTCAGAGGTAGTGACAAAAACGAATGTTCCAAAATCAACTATTCTCTACTACATCAAAGAGGGTTTACTTCCTGAAGCAAAAAAAATTAAAGCGAATGTACATAAATACAGTGATGAGCATATAGAATTAATCAAATATATAAAGTATATGCAAGAAAGTATGGGAAGCTCTATTGAGGAGATCAAACTCGCTTTAGAGAAGAAAAACGATTCTTTTTCAGGCTCTTATGCCATGCTCGCCCCTCTTATGAATACACTTAGCGGTGAAAGCGGTTTTGAACAATATAAAAAAGATGAGTTCATAGAACATTTCGATATCAATGTAGAGCTATTAGAAGAGCTTTTAAACGATGAGATCATACTCCCTATACATGAGAATATCTTTACAAAAAAAGATGCTACTATCATAACACTAGTTGAGCATTTTTTAGAAGTTGGAGTCAGTTATAACATACTCAAAGAATATCTCTCACATGCACAAAAACTAGCAAAACTTGAACAACAGATGCAAAAAGAGCTTTGCGATGTAAAAACGGAAGAGAATTTTTCGCTGCTTTGGAAAATCATGTTTGATACACTCTTTAATGCCAAAGAGTATATCTTTAATCGTTCTACTTATAAACTACTTAAGCAGTCGCTGAAAGAGGAGATAAACTCCAAATAG
- a CDS encoding YeeE/YedE thiosulfate transporter family protein, with product MPRYIPWWVGGIMMSILFIFTFSEWGADRPIGASTGMAYLSTILFGLDESKYEYVEQIKTVGSWEAVMLIGVFIGGLFTSLVLTKSFRISCIPTLWKERKNTSVKSRMFWSFIGGFLLVFGARLAGGCNAGHVLSGGSQMAVSGFVFTIVALGTGMLFGRFFYKKKVKKDV from the coding sequence ATGCCTAGATATATACCGTGGTGGGTAGGTGGGATAATGATGAGTATATTATTTATCTTCACTTTTTCGGAATGGGGTGCAGACCGTCCTATAGGTGCATCTACAGGAATGGCCTATCTATCGACAATTTTATTTGGTTTAGATGAGTCAAAATATGAATATGTAGAACAGATTAAAACAGTAGGTTCTTGGGAAGCAGTAATGCTTATAGGCGTATTTATCGGTGGACTATTTACATCTTTAGTACTTACAAAAAGTTTTAGAATCAGTTGCATCCCAACATTATGGAAAGAGAGAAAAAACACCTCTGTAAAATCAAGAATGTTCTGGAGTTTTATTGGTGGTTTTCTTTTAGTGTTTGGAGCAAGACTAGCAGGTGGATGTAATGCAGGTCATGTACTTTCAGGCGGATCACAAATGGCTGTGAGCGGTTTTGTATTTACAATAGTAGCTCTTGGAACGGGAATGTTGTTTGGCAGGTTCTTTTACAAGAAAAAGGTTAAAAAAGATGTTTGA
- a CDS encoding YeeE/YedE thiosulfate transporter family protein — protein sequence MFELVQNQEHGSIALVLFIGFLFGLIIMYSRLDKFEKMAGFLLFEDTLAIRMAMTTVGISSIGFYILVANGYATFSPKTAIIGGLILGGVIFGIGLVMLGKCPSAFFVSVSEGRIDAFVGVIGGMIGGLIFTYSFPFIKSILGPDYGQIRLPDFAIEYGGIITIGFGIIMLIGAYMLPTLNYVDKAEEEKINTRK from the coding sequence ATGTTTGAATTAGTACAAAATCAAGAACACGGCTCTATAGCTTTAGTATTGTTCATAGGCTTTTTATTTGGACTTATCATAATGTATTCAAGACTGGATAAATTTGAAAAAATGGCAGGGTTTTTACTTTTTGAAGACACTTTAGCTATACGTATGGCGATGACGACTGTAGGAATATCAAGTATAGGTTTTTATATACTCGTAGCAAACGGTTATGCAACATTTAGCCCGAAAACTGCAATCATAGGCGGTTTGATTTTAGGCGGAGTAATCTTTGGTATAGGTTTGGTAATGCTTGGCAAATGTCCATCGGCATTTTTCGTATCTGTATCAGAGGGTAGAATAGATGCTTTTGTAGGAGTTATAGGCGGTATGATAGGCGGACTGATTTTTACATACAGTTTTCCATTTATAAAAAGTATATTGGGTCCGGATTATGGACAAATTAGATTACCTGATTTTGCGATCGAGTATGGTGGTATAATAACAATAGGTTTTGGAATTATCATGCTTATTGGAGCATATATGTTGCCGACGCTTAATTATGTAGATAAAGCTGAAGAAGAAAAAATTAATACAAGGAAATAA
- a CDS encoding carboxymuconolactone decarboxylase family protein: MAYIDLPEFEEMSTDIQEKARPILEKTGSLGEIFKLLAIDEKIYFATDNMVQSFLLDETYLSYDIKEAIALLISKENSCKMCVGVHKNIAKMLGLSEEKIEAILNGIDAMQVEEKEKELLRFCIRASQKDNYKIMQEDHQHLYQLGWSKHEILEAVAIVGYFNYINTMSNVFGLGE; this comes from the coding sequence ATGGCATATATAGATTTACCGGAATTTGAAGAGATGAGTACGGACATTCAGGAAAAAGCACGTCCGATTTTAGAAAAAACAGGCAGTTTAGGTGAGATTTTTAAACTTTTGGCTATTGATGAAAAGATATATTTTGCGACGGATAATATGGTGCAGTCTTTCTTATTGGATGAGACATATCTCAGTTATGACATAAAAGAAGCTATCGCATTACTAATCTCTAAAGAAAATAGCTGTAAAATGTGTGTCGGAGTTCATAAGAACATAGCTAAAATGTTAGGACTTAGTGAAGAGAAAATAGAAGCTATTTTAAACGGCATCGATGCTATGCAGGTAGAAGAGAAAGAGAAAGAACTTCTTCGTTTTTGTATAAGAGCTTCGCAAAAAGATAATTATAAAATTATGCAAGAGGATCATCAACACCTATATCAACTAGGTTGGAGTAAGCACGAGATTCTTGAGGCAGTTGCGATAGTAGGGTATTTTAATTATATCAATACAATGTCAAACGTTTTTGGATTAGGGGAGTAA
- a CDS encoding DUF1566 domain-containing protein codes for MVKNFFVVLLLVFSFSLNAQENTVKDTKNKLEWEDSNEALVEIWKLANGYCKQLQLAGHRDWRLPTKDELISLSKNTALKKKFHNFTENVFWSKDSDPKDEYNIFTIFSGNGFVSASDTCEEYATMCVRDLH; via the coding sequence ATGGTAAAAAATTTCTTTGTTGTTTTGTTGTTAGTTTTTTCATTTAGTTTAAATGCTCAAGAGAATACGGTTAAAGACACTAAAAATAAACTAGAATGGGAAGATAGTAATGAAGCACTTGTAGAAATTTGGAAACTTGCAAACGGTTACTGCAAGCAGCTTCAGCTTGCAGGACACAGAGATTGGAGACTACCTACTAAAGATGAGCTAATAAGCTTGTCAAAGAATACTGCACTTAAAAAGAAGTTTCACAATTTCACTGAAAATGTCTTTTGGAGCAAAGATTCCGATCCAAAAGATGAGTATAATATATTTACTATATTTAGCGGCAACGGTTTTGTTTCAGCAAGCGATACGTGTGAAGAGTATGCTACTATGTGTGTACGGGATCTTCATTGA
- a CDS encoding DMT family transporter produces MITLCVLFWSINFVLGRFIKDDITPLELAFFRWFFVFLIISPILISRYKNIVRAFKQNFIILTVLAILGITTFNTLLYIGLTDTTSTNALIINSTVPILVLVLSYFILQQKINFHQTTGILLSTVGVVFLMLKADIANIFVLEFNRGDILIVISAVSWALYSVLVKFKPKDLNDFEYFATIVTIGLIFLLPFYLSEGYSVQKELEVLQNNYLVFLYVSVFASITSYYLWHYGIDQIGASKTAQFTHLMPVFGIILASIFLKETLENYHLLGAALIALGIYLSLFYKKGKEAKLFQ; encoded by the coding sequence TTGATAACTTTATGTGTACTGTTTTGGTCTATAAACTTTGTACTCGGGAGATTTATCAAAGATGACATAACTCCGTTAGAACTGGCATTTTTTAGATGGTTTTTCGTCTTTTTAATAATCTCGCCTATCTTAATAAGCAGATATAAAAACATAGTACGTGCTTTCAAACAAAATTTTATAATTTTAACTGTCTTGGCAATACTTGGAATTACAACTTTTAATACCCTGTTATACATAGGCTTAACAGATACAACTTCTACAAATGCATTGATTATCAACTCAACCGTACCAATCTTAGTACTTGTATTGTCCTATTTCATCTTACAACAAAAGATAAACTTCCATCAAACTACGGGAATACTCTTATCAACTGTAGGGGTAGTGTTTTTAATGCTCAAAGCCGACATTGCAAACATATTTGTTTTGGAGTTTAACAGAGGTGATATTCTTATTGTTATATCTGCAGTCTCTTGGGCTTTATACTCTGTTTTGGTAAAGTTCAAGCCAAAAGATTTAAATGATTTTGAATACTTTGCCACTATAGTGACTATAGGTCTGATCTTCTTATTGCCATTTTATCTATCTGAGGGGTATTCAGTTCAAAAAGAGTTAGAGGTCTTACAAAACAACTATTTAGTCTTTTTGTATGTATCTGTTTTTGCATCGATAACATCGTACTATCTATGGCATTACGGGATCGATCAGATTGGTGCATCAAAGACGGCACAGTTTACTCACCTGATGCCTGTATTTGGCATCATTTTAGCTTCCATATTTTTAAAAGAAACCTTGGAAAATTATCATCTGCTCGGCGCTGCTTTGATCGCCTTAGGGATATATCTGTCTTTATTTTATAAAAAAGGGAAAGAAGCAAAGCTTTTTCAATGA